The Paraburkholderia caffeinilytica genome segment GCGGCGATCGTGCCGCCCAGGCTCTCGCTGCAGGCGGTGGTCGGCCTGATCGACGGCGCCGCCGCGACCGTCGGTGTTGACACAGGTCTGGTTCACATTGCGGCGGCGCTGAAGCGGCCGACAGTCGAGTTGTACAATTTCGCCACCGCATGGCGTACTGGCGGCTACTGGTCGCCGAACGTCGTCAATCTCGGCACGGCCGGCAAGCCGCCCACGCTGCAGGAAGTCAAGTCCGCGCTGGCCGGTTTCGGCCTGCTGTAGCGCGGTAGCGCTGTAATGCGATGTGCTTCGCCTTAAGCTCCATCCGTTTTCAAGGGCGACCATGAACGAAACCCAGATCATCGAAGTAGCAAACGCTGACTGGCACGGACGCAATCTGTCCGTGCCGCGCGAGACGCTGCTGGCCGGCGTCGAACGCGGCAAGGTGCTGTATTTCCCCAATCTGCGCTTTGCTATCGAAGGCGGCGAACAGGCCTTGCTCGATCCCGCCTTCGCCGATCCGAGCCGCAAGAACATCAGTCTCGAGCCGAACGGCGGCGCGCTGCATGGCGTGGCCGGCGACGCCGTCACGCAGTCGGCGGTGCGCGCGTTGATCGCGCGTTATCAGTCCAATGCGCGCACGCTGGTCGACGGGCTCTTTCCCGAATACAACGGCAAGCTGCGTGTCGCGCCCACGAGTCTGCGGCTGCATCAGGTGGAAGGGCGCGAGACGTCGTGGCGCAAGGACGACAGCCGTCTGCATGTCGATGCCTTTCCGTCGCGGCCGAACTATGGCGAGCGCATTCTGCGCGTGTTCACCAACGTCAATCCGCTTGGCGCACCGCGCGTATGGCGCGTGGGCGAACCGTTCGAGGATATGGCGAGGCGCTTCCTGCCGCGCATCAAACCGCAGATGCCCGGCTCGGCGTGGCTGCTGAATCTGCTGCACGTCACCAAATCGCCGCGCAGCGAATACGACCATCTGATGCTGAATCTGCACGACAGCATGAAGGCCGACCTCGAGTATCAGAAGTCGAGCCCGCAGGAGACCATGCCGTTTCCGCCAGGCAGCGTGTGGGTGTGTTTCTCCGATCAGACCTCGCATGCGGTGATGTCCGGCCAGTTCATGCTGGAGCAGACTTTCTTCCTGCCGGTCAAGGCGATGGCGCAGCCGGACTGCGCGCCGCTCGGCATTCTCGAGCGCCTGAAGGGCAGGGCGCTGGTTTGAGCGCCGCTGTCTTTTTCGATCGCGCGGCGGCACGCGCGCTTGCATCCGGATTCGCTCTCGGGTGTGCGGG includes the following:
- a CDS encoding Kdo hydroxylase family protein, yielding MNETQIIEVANADWHGRNLSVPRETLLAGVERGKVLYFPNLRFAIEGGEQALLDPAFADPSRKNISLEPNGGALHGVAGDAVTQSAVRALIARYQSNARTLVDGLFPEYNGKLRVAPTSLRLHQVEGRETSWRKDDSRLHVDAFPSRPNYGERILRVFTNVNPLGAPRVWRVGEPFEDMARRFLPRIKPQMPGSAWLLNLLHVTKSPRSEYDHLMLNLHDSMKADLEYQKSSPQETMPFPPGSVWVCFSDQTSHAVMSGQFMLEQTFFLPVKAMAQPDCAPLGILERLKGRALV